A genomic region of Mitsuaria sp. 7 contains the following coding sequences:
- a CDS encoding MFS transporter, which produces MTASLDIARRLDRLPWSRWHWRVVLALGVAWVLDGLEVTLVGSVGAVLERPDTLGLSAVQVGWSGSLYLAGAIVGALIFGRMSDRLGRKKLFLATLAIYAVATLATAFSTDFTFFALCRFVTGLGIGGEYAAINSAIDELVPARVRGRVNLAINGSFWIGAALGAASSLLLLHPDVLGPVQGWRVGFGMGALLAVGMMLVRRHVPESPRWLLRHGRVEEASRIIDAIEAEVVAQHGPLPSVPPAAQNEHRRAVPTMREVLHVLLRRYRVRSGVAMSLMLAQAFFYNAIFFSYALVLTRFYGVADHRVALYIFPFALGNVLGPLLLGPLFDRVGRRRMIALTYGLAGVGLAATGVAFLADVLDARSQALCWSAVFFFASAAASSAYLTVSEIFPLEMRAMAIAIFYAVGTGAGGFAAPLLFGWLVESGDRGNVAIGYGIGAVLVIVAGLLALRFGVDAERRPLEDVAPSMHDAD; this is translated from the coding sequence ATGACGGCTTCCCTCGATATCGCACGCCGGCTCGATCGGCTGCCCTGGTCGCGCTGGCACTGGCGCGTGGTGCTCGCGCTCGGCGTGGCATGGGTCCTGGACGGACTTGAAGTCACGCTGGTCGGCTCCGTCGGCGCCGTGCTGGAAAGACCTGACACCCTGGGCCTCAGCGCCGTCCAGGTGGGCTGGTCCGGGTCGCTGTATCTGGCGGGCGCCATCGTCGGTGCATTGATCTTCGGACGCATGTCCGACCGGCTTGGCCGCAAGAAATTGTTCCTCGCGACCCTCGCCATCTACGCCGTCGCCACGCTGGCGACGGCCTTCTCCACCGACTTCACCTTCTTTGCGCTGTGCCGCTTCGTCACCGGTCTCGGCATCGGCGGCGAGTACGCCGCGATCAACTCCGCGATCGACGAACTGGTGCCGGCCCGCGTGCGCGGCCGCGTGAACCTCGCGATCAACGGAAGTTTCTGGATCGGCGCCGCGCTGGGGGCCGCGTCCAGTCTCCTGCTGTTGCATCCGGACGTGCTGGGCCCTGTGCAAGGCTGGCGGGTGGGGTTCGGGATGGGCGCGCTGCTGGCGGTCGGCATGATGCTGGTACGTCGCCACGTTCCGGAGAGTCCCCGTTGGCTGCTGCGTCACGGCCGTGTCGAAGAGGCCTCCCGCATCATCGACGCCATCGAGGCAGAAGTCGTCGCCCAGCACGGACCGCTGCCGTCCGTCCCACCGGCAGCACAGAACGAGCATCGCCGCGCCGTGCCCACGATGCGCGAGGTGCTGCACGTGCTGCTGCGCCGCTACCGCGTGCGCAGCGGCGTCGCCATGTCGCTGATGCTGGCGCAGGCCTTCTTCTACAACGCGATCTTCTTCAGCTACGCGCTGGTGCTGACGCGCTTCTACGGCGTCGCCGACCACCGCGTGGCGCTCTACATCTTTCCCTTCGCGCTCGGGAACGTCCTGGGACCGCTGCTGCTGGGGCCCTTGTTCGACCGGGTCGGCCGCCGCCGCATGATCGCGCTGACCTATGGTCTGGCCGGCGTCGGCCTGGCGGCTACCGGCGTCGCCTTCCTCGCAGACGTGCTCGATGCGCGGTCGCAGGCGCTGTGCTGGTCGGCGGTGTTCTTCTTCGCGTCCGCGGCCGCCAGTTCCGCCTACCTGACGGTCAGCGAGATCTTCCCGCTGGAGATGCGCGCGATGGCGATCGCGATCTTCTACGCGGTCGGCACGGGCGCGGGCGGCTTCGCGGCGCCGTTGCTGTTCGGGTGGCTGGTGGAGAGCGGAGACCGCGGCAACGTGGCGATCGGCTATGGCATCGGTGCGGTGCTCGTGATCGTGGCGGGCCTGCTGGCGCTGCGCTTCGGCGTCGACGCTGAGCGCAGACCGCTGGAGGACGTCGCGCCCTCGATGCACGACGCGGACTAG
- a CDS encoding inositol monophosphatase family protein, translating to MTSTTPDPVAALLRHAASTWIAPRFRHLADDEVMEKAPGEWVTTVDRDVEAFLTPELRALVPGSRVVGEEQCAETPELLDQLDEGAVWLVDPLDGTFNFISGREPLSSMVALLEDGVTVGAWMLDPISGVLHHARRGQGAWRESERLHAASGPGLKRAVVKTRFLPQEHQDRVATWSGVEILSGLNCAGAEYPALAEGAFDATLYWRKLAWDHAPGTLFMTEAGGFAARLDGTPYRAGDRQPGLLVARSPEVWEEAAAAWKPA from the coding sequence ATGACTTCGACAACGCCTGACCCCGTCGCCGCCCTGCTGCGCCACGCCGCCTCGACATGGATCGCGCCGCGTTTCCGCCATCTGGCGGACGACGAGGTGATGGAGAAGGCCCCCGGCGAGTGGGTCACGACCGTCGATCGCGACGTCGAAGCCTTCCTGACGCCCGAACTCCGCGCGCTGGTGCCCGGATCGCGCGTCGTCGGCGAGGAGCAATGCGCCGAGACGCCGGAACTGCTGGACCAGCTCGACGAGGGGGCCGTGTGGCTGGTCGATCCGCTGGACGGGACCTTCAACTTCATCTCCGGGAGGGAGCCGCTGTCGTCGATGGTGGCGCTGCTGGAGGATGGCGTCACCGTGGGCGCATGGATGCTGGATCCGATCTCGGGCGTGCTGCATCACGCCCGGCGCGGGCAGGGCGCCTGGCGGGAGTCCGAGCGGCTGCACGCCGCGTCGGGTCCGGGGCTGAAGCGGGCTGTCGTCAAGACGCGCTTCCTGCCGCAGGAACATCAGGATCGCGTCGCGACCTGGTCAGGCGTCGAGATCCTGTCCGGCCTCAACTGCGCCGGCGCCGAATACCCCGCTCTGGCCGAAGGCGCGTTCGACGCGACGCTGTACTGGCGCAAGCTCGCCTGGGACCATGCGCCGGGCACCCTCTTCATGACAGAAGCCGGAGGCTTCGCGGCGCGGCTGGACGGCACGCCGTATCGCGCGGGTGATCGGCAGCCGGGATTGCTCGTCGCCCGCAGTCCCGAGGTGTGGGAAGAGGCCGCGGCAGCCTGGAAGCCTGCATGA
- a CDS encoding response regulator: MVTTIKREEFCFLVVDDFSTMRRIISGLLRELGFKKILEAEDGKAALRQLELSAESGEPIHFVLSDVNMPVMNGFQLLEALRAKPESDPLRKVPVLLVTAEGRKEDIIRAAQLGATGYIVKPFNKDTVGDKIHLTLKNRNILVD, translated from the coding sequence ATGGTCACGACGATCAAACGCGAAGAGTTCTGTTTCCTGGTGGTCGACGATTTTTCGACCATGCGCCGCATCATTTCCGGTCTGCTGCGCGAACTCGGCTTCAAGAAGATCCTCGAAGCCGAGGACGGCAAGGCCGCGCTGCGCCAGCTCGAGCTCTCGGCCGAGTCCGGCGAGCCCATCCATTTCGTGCTCAGCGACGTGAACATGCCGGTGATGAACGGCTTCCAGCTGCTCGAGGCGCTGCGCGCCAAGCCGGAGTCCGATCCGCTGCGCAAGGTGCCGGTGCTGCTGGTCACCGCCGAGGGCCGCAAGGAAGACATCATCCGCGCCGCCCAACTCGGCGCGACCGGATACATCGTCAAGCCGTTCAACAAGGACACGGTCGGCGACAAGATCCATCTGACGCTGAAGAACCGGAACATCCTGGTCGACTGA
- a CDS encoding alpha/beta hydrolase has protein sequence MIDRRQTLAAMLGPLLMPTARSIAAPVLPEATGPYVLPGTFVHPLPDPATGRRYEAWIDLPPDAPPTAGPRPAVFVTDAPYAFPLVRALRNRVGQHGRNLADFAVVGLAGPADESAVDMRSRDYTPSDPRIRSGQPADRYGAPRYGEGAAYLRYLSEVAVPAISARYQFDPDRRVLLGHSYGALLAAQVLFARPTLFSHYILGSPSFWFDRHLMFEREAAYAKQHNDLAARVFQYVGAYEAVAPGPRFNKEADLVADARRFEALLRKRRYKSLRIDTRVMAGEDHLTVAPAGATLGLLWALPGKGPYQG, from the coding sequence ATGATCGACCGCAGGCAAACTCTCGCCGCGATGCTGGGCCCGCTGCTGATGCCGACCGCCCGGTCCATCGCCGCGCCCGTGCTGCCCGAGGCCACCGGGCCTTACGTCCTTCCCGGCACCTTCGTCCATCCGCTGCCCGATCCAGCCACGGGTCGCCGATACGAGGCCTGGATCGACCTGCCGCCGGATGCGCCCCCGACCGCCGGTCCCCGGCCGGCCGTGTTCGTGACCGACGCGCCGTACGCGTTCCCGCTCGTGCGGGCCCTTCGCAACCGCGTGGGCCAGCACGGACGCAACCTGGCCGATTTCGCCGTCGTCGGATTGGCGGGGCCAGCGGATGAATCCGCCGTGGACATGCGTTCACGCGACTACACCCCCAGCGATCCCCGGATCCGTTCCGGCCAGCCCGCCGACCGTTATGGCGCGCCGCGCTACGGCGAGGGAGCGGCCTACCTCCGGTATCTGAGCGAGGTCGCCGTGCCGGCGATCTCGGCCCGGTACCAGTTCGACCCGGACCGCCGGGTCCTGCTTGGACATTCCTATGGCGCGCTGCTCGCGGCGCAGGTGCTGTTCGCAAGACCGACGCTGTTCAGCCACTACATCCTCGGCAGTCCGTCGTTCTGGTTCGATCGCCACCTGATGTTCGAGCGCGAAGCTGCCTACGCGAAGCAGCACAACGATCTGGCGGCCCGCGTCTTCCAGTACGTCGGCGCCTACGAGGCCGTGGCGCCGGGTCCGCGCTTCAACAAGGAGGCCGATCTCGTCGCCGATGCACGTCGTTTCGAGGCGCTGCTGCGCAAGCGCCGCTACAAGTCACTGCGCATCGACACGCGCGTGATGGCCGGCGAGGACCACCTCACCGTCGCGCCGGCCGGCGCGACGCTCGGCCTGCTGTGGGCGCTGCCCGGGAAAGGACCGTACCAGGGTTGA
- a CDS encoding DUF6928 family protein, which produces MGAKTWMLVIADGDAREALERQPALDRDASRALAEALFPGETLELIGEGDLSYTNPPDPLMFIGCFPGVAVIAASEFAIDHPSQLPGRFLDIAGKRRITLHAMHSVVDWFAFAVWEDGRLIRSLSLSPDSGILEDIGEPLPFEAPYWAEQPRATIDQGDDAYPLPFHPLELGEEVLLARFGYQLEGRAAAKVDPFSIPLLHFQRSGIRRRAALEEHSEPTPWWKFW; this is translated from the coding sequence ATGGGGGCCAAGACTTGGATGCTGGTCATCGCGGACGGCGACGCTCGCGAGGCGCTGGAGCGGCAGCCGGCGCTCGACCGCGACGCCTCGCGTGCGCTGGCTGAAGCGCTCTTTCCGGGGGAAACGCTCGAACTGATCGGCGAAGGCGATCTGAGCTACACCAATCCGCCGGACCCGCTGATGTTCATCGGCTGTTTTCCCGGCGTTGCCGTCATCGCGGCCAGCGAGTTCGCGATCGATCACCCTTCGCAACTGCCGGGCCGCTTCCTCGACATCGCCGGCAAGCGCCGGATCACCTTGCACGCCATGCACAGCGTGGTCGACTGGTTCGCCTTTGCCGTCTGGGAAGACGGACGCCTCATCCGCTCCCTGAGCCTGTCGCCGGACAGCGGGATCCTGGAAGACATCGGAGAGCCGCTGCCCTTCGAAGCGCCGTACTGGGCGGAACAGCCACGCGCGACCATCGATCAGGGCGACGACGCCTACCCCTTGCCCTTCCATCCACTGGAGCTTGGCGAAGAGGTCCTCCTCGCCCGATTCGGCTACCAACTCGAGGGCCGCGCCGCAGCGAAAGTCGATCCGTTCTCCATTCCCTTGCTGCACTTCCAACGCTCAGGCATTCGACGCAGGGCGGCGCTTGAAGAACACTCCGAGCCCACCCCCTGGTGGAAATTCTGGTGA
- a CDS encoding VOC family protein, producing MNTTKPYRILGIQQIAIGGMDKAALRRLWVDVLGLQITGSFVSEQENVDEDICTIGAGPYRVEVDLMQPLDPEKKPAVHATPLNHIGLWVDDLPKAVEWMTVNGVRFAPGGIRRGAAGHDICFIHPKSSGEFPIGGEGVLIELVQAPDEVVSALGGRTGSEA from the coding sequence ATGAACACGACGAAGCCATACCGGATCCTCGGCATCCAGCAGATCGCGATTGGAGGGATGGACAAGGCGGCGCTCCGCCGGTTGTGGGTGGACGTGCTGGGACTGCAGATCACAGGCTCGTTTGTGTCGGAGCAGGAAAACGTCGACGAGGACATCTGTACGATCGGTGCCGGGCCCTACCGGGTCGAGGTCGATCTGATGCAGCCCCTGGATCCGGAAAAGAAGCCGGCGGTCCATGCGACGCCGCTGAATCACATCGGGCTGTGGGTGGACGATCTGCCCAAGGCCGTCGAGTGGATGACCGTGAACGGCGTGCGTTTCGCGCCTGGCGGCATCCGAAGGGGGGCGGCGGGGCACGACATCTGTTTCATCCACCCGAAGAGCAGCGGCGAGTTCCCGATCGGCGGGGAGGGCGTGCTGATCGAGCTGGTCCAGGCGCCGGACGAGGTGGTGAGCGCCTTGGGCGGGCGAACCGGATCAGAGGCCTGA
- a CDS encoding glycosyltransferase family 4 protein, protein MNHSIAMVNQNQILEMVKDPRFELFHKDAPFFLPHWDKSKLDSGFAPEERAIIDGLPDPGDRVMDVRLRIASPVRLGDPAAARRNASFVVTEFGLSGKSFDPPEMAPSALTRGDDIVITPTLWSKARVVDYGFDPDKVHVVPHGYKTDVFFPMTAAERERARAAIGMQPHETVFCNVGVATWNKGIDLLLLAFAELRLRGLPVRLILKDHQGLYGIGVERVFAELASRAPNLASPLVRDGISVLSTSLNLPQIRSLYALSDAYVSPYRAEGFNLPVLEAMGCGTHVIVTDGGATDDFVPPALSRRIASKPGTPADQPQVSGPYRVPELDDLLAAMLEVVERRLPAQDVRTLARETLARGYSWGQVTRQLLDLF, encoded by the coding sequence GTGAACCACTCCATCGCGATGGTCAACCAGAACCAGATCCTGGAGATGGTGAAGGACCCGCGGTTCGAGCTGTTCCACAAGGACGCGCCCTTCTTCCTGCCGCACTGGGACAAGAGCAAGCTGGACTCCGGCTTCGCGCCCGAGGAGCGCGCGATCATCGACGGCCTGCCCGATCCCGGCGATCGCGTGATGGACGTGCGCCTGCGCATCGCATCACCGGTGCGTCTGGGGGATCCCGCCGCCGCGCGTCGCAACGCCAGCTTCGTGGTCACTGAATTCGGCCTGTCGGGCAAGAGCTTCGACCCGCCCGAGATGGCCCCGTCCGCGCTGACCCGGGGCGACGACATCGTCATCACCCCCACCTTGTGGTCCAAGGCGCGGGTGGTCGACTACGGCTTCGACCCGGACAAGGTCCACGTCGTGCCGCACGGCTACAAGACCGACGTCTTCTTCCCGATGACCGCCGCCGAGCGCGAACGCGCCCGCGCCGCCATCGGCATGCAGCCGCACGAGACGGTGTTCTGCAACGTGGGCGTCGCGACCTGGAACAAGGGCATCGACCTGCTGCTGCTGGCCTTTGCCGAGCTGCGCCTGCGCGGGCTGCCGGTCCGGCTGATCCTCAAGGACCACCAGGGCCTGTACGGCATCGGCGTGGAGCGCGTCTTCGCGGAACTGGCCTCGCGGGCGCCGAACCTGGCGTCCCCGCTGGTGCGCGACGGCATCTCGGTGCTCTCGACCAGCCTGAACCTGCCGCAGATCCGCTCGCTGTACGCGCTGTCCGACGCCTACGTGTCGCCGTACCGGGCCGAGGGATTCAACCTGCCCGTGCTCGAAGCCATGGGCTGCGGGACCCACGTCATCGTCACCGACGGCGGCGCCACCGACGACTTCGTCCCGCCCGCGCTCAGCCGGCGCATCGCCAGCAAGCCCGGCACGCCGGCCGACCAGCCGCAGGTCAGCGGCCCCTACCGCGTGCCCGAACTGGACGACCTGCTGGCCGCGATGCTGGAAGTGGTGGAACGTCGCTTGCCCGCCCAGGATGTGCGGACGCTGGCCCGCGAAACCCTGGCCCGGGGCTACTCCTGGGGCCAGGTCACCCGGCAGCTGCTGGATCTGTTCTGA